ttttaattttcttccttgtttgttttctttccaagctttttatttacttgtttacCTACAACTAcacagacaaacagaaaatgagaggaGCCAAGAACTCACAAGAGGctgaaaactgaacaaatgAGGCTGAAAACTGAGCAAACGAGGAGGAGGAATCCTTGGCCAGAGTACTGCAGAATAGCTGGGCTGTCCACACCTACTCAGCTCAGTCACCTAACAGACTTCTGTTCCTCCCTGTTCCGATTGACAGCTCTACCCATCTATGCCATTTTGCATCCCACGTGGCACGTTAACAACAGTCTCAGGAAAAACAAGACTTAACCACCCGTGGCAGAGTGTTCCTTCGCAAAGAACAGATAAGCACAGCTCTTTACAACAGCCCAACTCAACTTTAAGCAAAAGTCAAGCCAGGCTGGTTTTCctaccactttaaaaaaatgcatttaaatgccTCTATCTGCTCTCATGACGATCACTACCAACAGTTCTCTGACCTCAGAAAAGTGTAGACTATGAGCTGGATAAGCAGAAACATGGTCTTGGAGAAGCTTCCTTCCACTtccagaagaatgaaaaaatggCAAGCAAAGCAATCTGCTACTGCAACACCACCAAAGGGAAAGTCACCACAGCTGAAAGCAACAGTTTCTTTTGGGTAGGGTGcggaattaaaaataagtaagttCTAGTCAGAGACTATTGCAGTTACTCACAATGGCACACTCAGCACCTCTGCTCCTCACTCAGGCTCTGAAGTAGAACCCTCAAATTCCAGGAACTGCCTTTAAAACACCAGAGAGTTTGGTTGGGAAGATCACAGCCCTTCCACATCATCCTGGCACTTGCTAGCAAACTGAGTAGGGTTCTTTTTAGAGCCACAACCAGGTCTGAAAGCAGGAACAGCTCCAATCACATTTCTGATCGGTCCCTGGCATGCCTTTTCTTCAAGGTGGATCTGTCCCCACCAGAACCAGCCTGACAatggcttttgtttcttctaagCCCCATTCCCActctcacaaagaaaaaaatccgTAATCCTCCTTTAATTACTCTGCCAGTACAGTACCACCACTGTACCGTGAGGTACAAAGTGACCACATTTGAAaaaatttgttattaaaatgcagtatCATGCTAACTCTTTTGTACAACTTGGACCATGATTCAAAATAAGAACAACCCTTACCACTCAGTCATCTATTTAGACTTCAGCATTCCATCAAAAAGCTGCCAGGAAGAAGCAAAGTGTTACAGCTCCAGCATGCATGGATGTGacagtggtttttttgtttttttttgataaaGATCAGactagaaaaatacttttagctCAAAGTTTCACAGTCAAAGCTGGTTTTGAAGCATTCAAATAGAACGAACAataacaagtgaaaaaaaatctttacagaatACATTGCCAGCATTCGAAATGGTATGCAAGAAATATCCTAACACTGAAATCACAAAAtaagctttcaaaacaaagtttgtGTATTGTTCTCAAGTTTACACCAAACAGAACCAGTCTTATTTATCCAGAAACTACTTTCTCCTATTGAGTTACCAGACCAGAGAAGGTGTTTGTTTACCAAGAcgagggaaggagaaaagggcTAAGCAGCCAAATGGTCCATCATTTACTTAGAGCAGCACGTGTGGCAGTAGCGTTTGAGAAAAACAATGCTACAAACTCTTCTGCCTTCCCAGTAAATCCAGCTCTGCGGGACTCACCCTAGATTTGAATACTGGTTAAGGGAAAAGTACCTGGATTCATGCGAAGGGAACTGTGGAAATTTGTTTCCCAGGTAAGACGAgagttttccttcctgcagtATTTCTTGCGTTACACAGAATTGCtgacagcaaaggaaacaacaaacaaaaaatctctCAAACACCAGTCTTTCAAACAGACACTTCCCTTGGATACAAATCATTAGCCAGTCTTCCACTTCACGCAAGCCAAACAACACAACCAGAGGTGGCCTAGTCCTTCCAGCGAGGATTCTTCTAACACTGTACGTTCACTTTGCACAGGGTATAGCTATATGAAGCCCTGAAGCAGCAATTAAACggcaaaggaagaaagtaaagaaGCTCGATAGTGGAGGTGCCTGGGAACCTGCGCGTTTACAACCTGTTTATGCTCAGAGGGAGACTAGGCATGCGAGTCCTGACCCGCTCAGCAACACAGCTGCCACACCTGACCTGCGAAGATGTTGTACGTGGAGCTCGAGACCTCTGACCACCAGCCTTACCACACAGCTCATGGCCTTAATTCAACGAGGAACATTTCCTGAAAACCTGCTTTCATAGCAATTCTTGTGAGAAACAAAGTTAAGTATTTCAGAGTCCAGTAAGAAGGAGGTGGAGGTGAGACTGCCTCTCACAGATGAGGTATATGCTAAATAGAAATAATGCTGCAGTATGCATGTGGGACCTGAGGAACTTGTACTGAATATAAACAAAGAAGAGGCACCTTCACATTTATGACAGAAACCATGACAAGGAATTGAAGGCCAAAGGCATTTCTTCCCAATCTGGTTGGGCTGCCACTCTTGATGAAGATTAGCCACAAGGTTGTCTTGTGGGAGTAAGGACCTGGAATACAGAATCATAAGAGCATCTCATTGAAAAGGCACTAGGAAGAAGCGTATACTTTTAGGTTAACAAAATCGATCCTATTTCCAATCACTGACTGGGACAAAAACTGTACAGTCTGGGATTTTTagagaaaatgctgcaaaatttcttttttaacagcaaaagcataaaaagaaaagtaaagctattttcaaattattaaaatgctgaaaatctATACagcaaaattatattaaaaacagcagcagacaaAGTACGTCCCATCACCATTGGCAAGGAACATGTAAAATGTTTATAAGGTTAACTATAAAACAATTTTACAACCAAAATATGAACAGGCCAATTCAAgtatatatacacaatatattaaaatcatataaattatgtatttatacaaaGGGCACAAATATAGCAAAAAGCTATAGTTGATTAAACAGAACTGAGCTTGAATGATCAATTTCATCTAGAGATATTAtaattttctcccatttttttttttttaacctggatAGATTGATACCTCAGATACCAAGagtacagaaagcaaaagaaaaaacccacaaatcaaAGAGTTATCTTTCTGTAGGAAATGAAACTAACAGTGGGCAGGGTACATCTCATGAAATTCTGATTTAATTATTTCCATAGTAAACATTTATCAGCTCTCTTCAAGTCAGGAATTTCAAGTGATCCACTTCAGATGTACCACCCTGGTGCATATATTTGATTACACTTGCATGTTATTTGatttgcaaacatttaaaaaatggatacAAACACATCTCAATCTGCAAAAAAAGGTGACAGATGGCAGCAAGTTGAAAATTCAACAAAAATACTCAGCTGAATTAGAAACGACTGCTCTCCTTACAGCATTTTGGCTAGTAAgtgagcttaaaaaaaaaaaaagcatttttaattgcttttttatttcaaaacataatAGCATATAACCACAATCCATTGAAGCACTTGAGAATCTAAACAGTCCCATCCGTGGGCTTATATTTAAACACATACTAAGTGCTTTCCTGAATTCAGGTCTATGTAAGTAAGTTTTGTGTAAGTTACACATACCTAAACCTTCTGtcttgctgcagcactgccccttcattaatacagtttttaaaatgctcgCTACATCTCAATTAACCCAATGGTCCCGGGCATGCAAGGAGCAGTTAGGGCAAGCGAAgttaagcagaaataaaaaggccAGACTACACATATACAGAACATCGGCTTAAAAACCAGAACTAAGTATGTAAAAAAGTAAAGCAGTTTCACCAGATGCAGGTTaaacaggggagaaaaaaaaaaaagaaagaaaaaaccagccACATACCATACACAATGAACAGTGGATATCTATTACACTGAAAGGAAATCAATGCCAACAGGATTTCCTCAGTTTCAAGTAATCTTTGATGCCTTTTTGGCCAGCTGTGTTATACCATAATAgatattttaatagcttttataCTCTACAATTTAGGCAGCTAATTTTTCTCTTACATATCCAATTACCTCTAGTGAACATTCACCTATGGTTGTCCACACATTCTGTATTAGCTCCTTGAGAAACTATTCAAGTTAAATTATATTGCAAATTAAAGACAGTTACATTCTGTATGTTCCTTCTAGATTtgaaaaataggttttaaaGGCTTGTCAAAgtttagaggaaaaaacctttccattaaaaaatcttagcttaaaaaaatcattaagacaCCTTTTTCTGAGCCAGGGTACTAATAAAAAGATTACAAATATACTACACTTTGACCAAGAAGACTTCATGAATATGCTGCTTTTGAGCATGCAACACCACTGATATCTGTCAAGTTCCAGGTATCAATGTATCCCAATTCCACCACAGTTCCTCACAATTTCCTTGGCAgttccccatccccaccctaCCACCCGATTAATAACAttataaaaaaaggtaaaatctaGAGTTAGTGGCAAAATCTTCACAGTAAATTGTTAAAGAAACTGTTATTGTGGTCATTGCAAAGTGAGATCAGTCAATTGGACCCTGAAAAATTAGCTTGATGCAGTTGTGTTCCCCAGACAGTTGTGTTGCACAAAAAGGGCAGGCAGCATGAAATGCATGAGTACCATGAGGCAGTGGGATTTGAGACCAGTATTTTGCAGACTTCTCAGAGCACACATGTCCACAGGGGGTGAAAGCATGAGTTGGAGGACCAGCATCCACATAAAAGCCTGCTTCACAGCCAAGCCAAAGAGGCACATAGGGGCCAATGGTTCTGCACATAGGACACTCCCGCTCATTGGCTTCTGTGTCACTGCGATGTCCCCAGTTGTGATAGCCATGAACATGACCACAGCTGAGGTATGCCCAGGGCTGCTTCTCTTCTACCACATCTTTACGGTTGATGCTGGGAAATGCTAAAGTGTTTAACCCAACAGGACACTGTGGTCTGGCAGCGTTGATCTCCTGTCGCAGAGCTTCAATGTGTTTCTGAGTTGGAGTGTGAAACAGTCCATCTGCCGTTCTCCACAGAAGGGTGGCTCCACACAGGTCAATGAGAGAGCCATCTTGCAGGACGTTGGTCTCATTTTCTACCTAGTGGCAGAACACAAGGGTAAGTGGTTAAACCTGAGAGCTTTTACAGACAACTAAGCATTTTGTCTTTCTCATCAAATCATTACCCTCCCTAGCCTGCTGCCTAATTTTGCCTTATCGTTTCCTCGCAGCCCCCCATTTGTCCGAATCCATCTCTTGTCTCTTATCTTGTATTTAAGAGTATAATGAGCATTGGTCTCTTATCCCGTGCTTGTACAGGAGATCCTAAATTTGCAACTGTTACATGCTATGGCAGTACTAATTATTATAGACAGGTCTCCCTGCCTGTAATTCTTTGGGAAAGGTGTTACATTAGTAATTGCTCATGCCTTCATAAATACCCCCTACCTACCTCTGAGCATGctactttttcctctctatCATTGATTCTCTGTATGTTTTTATCACATTTAAGGTAAGGCATGATGGACTGAAGAGGAAACTTGCCATTCCTTAAGGGCTGTATTAGCAGATTGCTCACCTGGAATTCTCTGCCCACATAGACTGGCAGAGGCTGCTCATGCAGCAGATGATCATTTTTGGACTAAAAAGTGCTACCTGGGACAGACCAGCTGTCCTGCCACTCAGAtaaacccccttttttttagcttgtagcaactgtaaagcattttgcagaagCATGAACTCCCACAGTGCACCTCATCAACAGTGAAACTCTTCCACAGATCCATTAGGGATAAATGACAAATGCAAATCTAGCTACATGCACAGGTACATCACAGTGGATTACAGCAGAGTGAATTACCAGTTAAATTTCTCAAGTGACAGGTTCTCCAACTGAAGCCACACAGGTTCAACTTCTGAACAATTAACCACCCCAACTAGTTAGGCCCTTTATTTAATGAAGCATTCCATGCAAATACAGCCCCAACAAGCACTGCCGAAAGACTCCTCTTATCTGACTAAATGCagatacttaaaatattttcaagggaTTATGCCAAACATGCATacttaaaataaagatgattcAGCCATGTCAAACAATCAGCTTGTACTATTGCTACCAGTTCAGTAACGatgaatatatattaaaaaggtTCTTTATGAAATTAAGGAGAAAACAGACCTACTGCCTGCCTTTATACATAGCAAGTACACAGAAAATACCactaaagcaaaataaatacccaaacacaaataaatacattaagtaGGTCACATGAAATCATCACATCTGCCAAAAAATAGTATGAATAACAACCAATTTGGCATTTACATTTTAGATCAGTTTAAATCTACAGACGAACTGTGGATCATCCTTGTACAAGACACCTAGATGCTACAATACAGACTACAGGTCACCAGTGTCAAGTActtctagcagaaaaaaaatgcagctgtggGAGAGAAGCCTTGATGTGATGCACTTTTCGGTTAATTCCTTCAcaaacagtaaagcaaaaagCGCTCTCGTATGCAACACGTTCAATTCATTATACAGTGTGCATTTGGTTTTATGAACCCAATCAACGAACACTGATCACATCAATACCAGTGTGccatgtaattttatttaaatgaacatTCAAGTAATTTTGGATGCAGGGAAAGGGATTTGTTTTAGTATGCTTTTCTTTAGCAGCGCTAAAAAGGTGTTTTGCTAACCACGTACAAAGGGCGCAACTGCAACATCATCTGCCCCAGTCCCCAAGGCGATGTGTCTGCCACCGTTAAAGTGACAAAGCAATTTATGTACTGCAGGCTGTCTGCTCAGACCAGAACAAAATAGTCAGCCCACATTTTCCCAACTCCTTTAAGCAGTTTTCTGCAAAGCCAGTGGTAAAGTTGGAAAGTCAGTTCAGCACGAGTATGTGGGATACCTCTAACACAGTCAAGCTAATGGGaactcacagcagcagcagcacaaaagtAACTTTGgcatggaaaaagagaaggataTTCTCCCCACCATGCACACTTTCTTATCTTTGAAGTCTAGCAGCTGGGTGGTAAAAGTTGCAAAACAAAAGGGGCATATTCAGGTGCTATGAAGATGCCCCTTGAACATCCTCTCACTTCCTGAACCCTAACAGAAGGGAGAATGGgtttttccagctctgcagggaagaCAGCATTCTAACCTACCCAGAGACAAAGACAACTCCTGGGGAGGCTCATCTGCCCTACTGGAAATATGGAAAACTGTACTTTGCTGGGCTACTTTTATATGGTGGTGTTTGATTTTCCAaccaccccctcccctgcaatttgaggctggggccaggggggAAGAGATGAGTGatgatagcttttttttttttgtaggccCCACAGGTCttaggaaggggaaagaaaggacTTGCTATAGGAATTCCCTCtcattttctgtgaagaagTGGACACATGCTTTCATGGGAACCCTTCTCCTGGTTATGTATGCCACAGGTCTCTGGCAGCTAGAATCTCTTCACTTCTGGTAAAGGCAAAGCCCATCCCTCTTCACAGGATAAAATAGGAATAGACTTAGCAGGGCTTCTCTTACCTTCCTAGTGGCAGGTAAATAAAACAGAGGCTGCATTATCCAAACTTGTTTTGCACGCAAGTGGATTCTTCATTTTAAGATAGTACTGCAAAAGACAGCTCCCTGTGCAGTAACTTCCCCATGTCCCAGCAGAACATTTCAAAGATGGAGATTGAAGAGCAAAGTTTATTTAGCTTTTACATTCTATGCTATTTCAGTTGCAAAAGTGACATTAGCAGAAAACTTAAGAGTATTCTCCTGTATAAGCAGAACAGAATAGCAGCACAGAATCTACTGTAACACACACCTACTCAGATTCCAGTGCCCACTAGTCAGGGACAGCACTATTACTATGCAGTTACACTGTGACTGTCTCCATGCCAGAAAAAACAGTATCCCTTATTTTAATTACCAGTTACTTTCAACTTACCAGTTTCCCCCTTTGTTGAGCAGATCTGGTTTCCCGGAGAGTGTACACATCACCACAGACTGAGATCTCCCGCCAAACTCCAGGTTTAGACTCCTCCGTGAACCCTCCTTTTGGATGCATGACCAGCACCCCATTAGTTGTCAATCCATCCATGTGGCCATCAGGATTTTTCCACTTTGCCGCTTTTTCCTGCATGTGACAACCACCCAGGAAAGTAAGTTTGTCTAAAGTTTATGGACTGAAGTTTTACTAGCACTGTCTAAAAAGCAACATTTCCTCAccagctggcagtgctgagaCATAGATTTACAAAAGAAGTACTTTTAAGAATACCTTGTGCCAGAGCAGTAACATCTTTTGCTTATGCATCTTCAATTACTATTCTCCCTTaaatatgattattttaaacTCATTATTTTAAACCTCGCAGGTCAAGTAAGAGTTAAGGCCTCAAGGGTCAGTAGCATACTCTTAACTACTGTAAATAGATTACCACTGCAATGGGCACATCCTTTTCTGTAATGCAGCTGGTGTGCTCCTTGGTCTTCAGCGTTCAGAACTGCAACAGTGGCTTATTCCCAATGACTATCAAGAATATGTCAAACAAACctaaagaaaattcagtaaGCTACTGAAGTAGAGCTTTGCTGTTAAAGACAATTATGACCATGAGTCCTTGCTGGTAATAAGTCAGGCACATAAAACTGCAGTTTCTACTTAACACTGCAGCTAGCACACTGGAGTAATAAAAGTCTAACGGCACTGTAAGTTATCAACTAGTACAAGGAAGTTCTGGGGCTTGAAAGTAACTGAATAAAACACCCAAGGTATGTTCATAGATAACAATTTACTTACAccaagaaatatatttttagatgaGTCAAATCCAGCTGCAAAAATTCTTGCTGTATATGGCGGGCTCCTGTCACAAACAATCCTGCATGCAAAACGGGATATGGTGCTTTGCGTAATCTGGGTTTCATCATTATTTTGACTTCCAGAAATAGTATCTGTTACTACAAAGTCTATGGGGCTTTCTGTTGACCTCCCAACCTGCAAAAGAATTAAGATAATGGTGTAACTAGAAGAAGCCATAAAAATATCAATCATTAAGGACACAATTTTGCCAAGTTAATGTTGATGACATCAGTAAACTCCTGTCTAGTGAATTTCCGGATGGCAAGATCCAACCAGAGCCtaatctgtattttcacatttgtCCGAGGCAGAAATACACCACTGACATGGCATGACAAATTTTCACTTACTACAACTGATGTACATGCTTGCCGAACACAGCTGCAATTAATTTGACAAAGTATTGCCAGTAACATGAAAGTATTATCACCTTGCTATTTAATAATCCAACCACAGCAATTTATTTACCACTGTATTCTGTCAATTAAGAAAACACTAGTTTGAAATGACAAGCTTTATTCGTATTTCTAGTTCCAAATTAATTTGCCATGAAAATACAGGACTTATTAGACCAGAACTCTTATTTTGATACATCATAACAAAAATCTACTCACCTTCATGTTTTCATAATTTGTAGTTCCAGAATAGAAGAGTTTTCAGGTAAAACCCACCACATGATTAAATTTATTCCTGATCATGCACATGTATGactaaagtaattttaaaactttcttcagcagaaataatgCTCATCAGTacacaagaatatttttctatctTGCCTTCTATAAGTTTTAATTCTAAAACTGGAAATATCTAGGCACCTAGAACAGAAAACTATTACAAAACCAAGGGAGGGATCTGACTGCCAAATACACAGTGAGACTTCACCAATACTTCTACAGGCAAATTAGTGTTACACCAGCTTTGCACACAACTTGCAAAGTGGAGCTGAGGAACAAGGAGTGTAACAGAGTATTCATTTTACGGACAACCTGTgatcaaacagaagaaaataaagaacattcTTCACATGAAACTGCCACTGCCTTCAATATCAGGCATCTATGTTCACATAAAATAACTTCCTCACTGAACACTCTCATTCTCCCCCAAGAAACTATTAGCTTCTTGCTTTGCCGGCTATGGGAAGACATGTATGGTTCCATCActaaaacatttctgcagaCTAAATATGCTGTAAAGAAACATTATTCAAGAGTCAAGGAAAGCAGTATTATTAATACTTAACCCTTATCACAACTGAACTGACAACAACAGTACAGGGATCTCTCCCGcacttctcttctgtcttctgttctACTTTGCAGCACTGTGCAACTCCAACACATGTTGGAATTCATGTCTTAGGTGACACATCCAGTTACTTTCTCCAGATAAACTGccaaggaaatactgaaaaaggcCTAATCAAAAGCGTGCCCTTCGAAAGTACAGCGACTAGTGGAATACCCAAGAGACTGAGTTTAGAAACTGTTTAATACAGGATGTTTCTGATTTATATAACTTGACAAGTTGAAGCTAAAACTTAAAGCTATATTCTTCTGCCTTTTACAGGACTATTTCTAACAGGCTTCTATTTCCCATCCAATGTAATTCCTGCTAGGAATCAGCACTGACCAGCAGCAGGAAGCTTATTCATAACTCTTTACTATACACCATCTGCATGTGAAGTCTCTTAAAGGATAATGAATAACGAACATGAAATAAATTTGTTCATAACAAGCTTCTGCCTGTTGCAGTCTCTCCAATACATCACTCTTTCAAAGCTTTTCGATACAATTAGagaaaaaacttatttttcactaaagaacaacaaaacacgCGAGAGTTTGCTCCCAGTCTTCCTTATGTCATACTAATACATCTATATAAAACCCAAATACGTTTGGATATAAGCATTATAATCTATATAAAAAACTTTTATGtggtttttaaaatctgagatCACACAATCTTTTAATGtataaataaatcactttgTTGCTTGTCACAAGTATGTCTATACAACATcaaatattgtaaatatttggttttcttttgttggattttttttcctgttgaaaaagCCTTCTAGAGGATCAGTCTCATGTATTGTGTTACATTTCAAcaccagaaattattttaagaagtggatttcaaaacacagcagtttcCTCACACTCCCTATCAAATCAAGATATTGGGTTTGAGATCACCTGAAAAGAAAGCCCCTCAGGAACAAATGAAGAACTTGATGCTATCGACATTTACCCACAAAAAATTTTAACTCATCTGATTTTGCAGTCAGCCTACAGCCACTACAGACCTAACTGCATTATTCAAAGCTACTCTTTTCAGACTTCATTACTCATTTCTTCTATTCTCCTCTATAGCACAGAAGACTTCTTTCTAGGAATTTTAGGTTGTATTTTGCAACTCTTCTTGTTAACTGTGTCATATTACATATTATTTCACTAATTTCCCATAACAAACCATAAATCTTCCAAATGATGCATAAGACAGTTTTTGTTTACACTACAGGTTATTGTTAAAGGCTACGTAAAAGCCAGGCAGTCAGTTTGCTAGTGTGCACCGTCAATCAAGGAAGTGCTGttgaaaacatttattcctGAGACAAGGCAAAACCAGACAACCTGCCAGCAGATAATTTAACAGCAGCAGATTCTTGGACTTCAACAGAATTTCAGTCTGATAGAGAGAAGTGGACCATGCATCTTCTGAAGGGCTGTtcttgggggtggtggtggtgtaatAAATCAATTCTTCATATTGAATGTACCTGCTTCTTGTATAAACTTGTAGTTATTTAGGGTACAGGCTACACATTTTTGTTCCTTGTAGTGGTATGAATAGATATAATCAACCAATTCTCATGCAAGCAAGTCATGAAGGAACAGGTTCTACTCAAACCAACGTACGATCAACAGAATGGTTACTAAACTCTgaagaaaatcttcattttcatcaTCATATAGATACTGCAGCATACAGACTTCAGGAGATGCCAGATGGAACACGTTAGtacattcattttattaaatgaagaAATCCAATTGATGTCACTACGACAAAAGTAAATAGTAGAATTTGCACACAAATTTCACTAtagaattacatttaaaaaaccccaaacgaAACCACACACAATACAGTAGAACAATACTTCAGTAAATACAGTAGGAATAAAGAAAAGACGACTATTCCCCAAACCAGTACAGGACATAAGAACAGAATCGTATGAGATGTCCAGGACAACCTTCCAAAGCAGGAAGCTGTgaaggtttggttttgttttgttgtttgggtttttaagtGATCCAGCAGATGCTTGTCAGTTGACTGACCAAGATATTAGCAAGTAGGAAAGACAAGAGCAcccatttctgcattttttccagctttcaagAAGCAAGACCATTCCTAGCTAGGACTTTTAAGTAATATTTTCAAACACTCTTAAGAGTACACTTACTTGTAAGTAACTCTTCTTGTTATTTTCAGACAAAAGCTACTAGAAGAACAGGGGTAGGACTACTCCTATATGAAACTTCATCATGCGTCTACTGAATATGCATGTAACCTGCATGGTTAACAAATGATGTCTCTCTGCATGGCAGGGCAGGTAGACTATGTGCATGGTGATTCAAACCACGTGCGTGAAAATATGgtcatttacattttattatggAAAATGTCAAGAACATTTGGTATTTAGACAGCCTGAACACTGCTCTTCAATGCCTTCTGAATTTCCTTACTGGCCCCTGTACATATATGCCTTACTTCCAACAAGCATCTCCCATGTTTCTTCTTGGTTGTAAGAttggaaaacataaaataaggaGCTATTCTGGGTTCAAATTTTCGagactttcctttttgtttctggaaaaacTGCAGAATACAAGTCACCAACActtcttattttccttcaaagaaaaaggaCTGAGAGATTCTGagtggaagaaggaaaaaggcgACAGCTTTTTTGTGAACTGTGAATTTCCCTCATTTTCACAGGAAATCAGCTCTAACCCAATAGATTCAGCTCTCACAGGTTAGAAATGGTACCCTGACcaagaaaacagacttctgcCATcccttttcctcatttcaggTCCCACTGACTCAAGTGTTACTAACAACTGGCATTCTAAGCTTCTCACATTGCTTACTGTGGTTACTTTAGTGAAGTCATGCAGTGCTGCTCTCCCATTTCACAGAGGGgatgacagattaaaaaaataacacctaAGTGATTTGCCCAAGGTATTACATGTTAGCAGCCAAGCAGGGGCCTCATGTCTCAAGATAAGCCTGTAGTCCAGGTGTTatcccttcccttttcagtttccACATCCTTGTTAGCATTCtacaaaagccaggaaaacctatttgaaaacaaaacagcaaccTTCAGGGATTGTCTATCCAAGTGATGCTTGATCAATAGTAAGACTTTACTCCGTGGATCAACAAACAGCACTTAATTTGTCATCACGTACCACAGGGCTGCACAAAATGATCCTCAAGTAACTTTGCTCTGCCTACAGTAAGATTACtgagaataattaaaaatct
This genomic stretch from Falco naumanni isolate bFalNau1 chromosome 7, bFalNau1.pat, whole genome shotgun sequence harbors:
- the PELI2 gene encoding E3 ubiquitin-protein ligase pellino homolog 2 isoform X1, whose amino-acid sequence is MFSPSQEEHCAPNKEPVKYGELVVLGYNGSLPNGDRGRRKSRFALYKRPKANGVKPSTVHVISTPQASKAISCKGQHSISYTLSRNQTVVVEYTHDKDTDMFQVGRSTESPIDFVVTDTISGSQNNDETQITQSTISRFACRIVCDRSPPYTARIFAAGFDSSKNIFLGEKAAKWKNPDGHMDGLTTNGVLVMHPKGGFTEESKPGVWREISVCGDVYTLRETRSAQQRGKLVENETNVLQDGSLIDLCGATLLWRTADGLFHTPTQKHIEALRQEINAARPQCPVGLNTLAFPSINRKDVVEEKQPWAYLSCGHVHGYHNWGHRSDTEANERECPMCRTIGPYVPLWLGCEAGFYVDAGPPTHAFTPCGHVCSEKSAKYWSQIPLPHGPYSHKTTLWLIFIKSGSPTRLGRNAFGLQFLVMVSVINVKVPLLCLYSVQVPQVPHAYCSIISI
- the PELI2 gene encoding E3 ubiquitin-protein ligase pellino homolog 2 isoform X2; translation: MFSPSQEEHCAPNKEPVKYGELVVLGYNGSLPNGDRGRRKSRFALYKRPKANGVKPSTVHVISTPQASKAISCKGQHSISYTLSRNQTVVVEYTHDKDTDMFQVGRSTESPIDFVVTDTISGSQNNDETQITQSTISRFACRIVCDRSPPYTARIFAAGFDSSKNIFLGEKAAKWKNPDGHMDGLTTNGVLVMHPKGGFTEESKPGVWREISVCGDVYTLRETRSAQQRGKLVENETNVLQDGSLIDLCGATLLWRTADGLFHTPTQKHIEALRQEINAARPQCPVGLNTLAFPSINRKDVVEEKQPWAYLSCGHVHGYHNWGHRSDTEANERECPMCRTIGPYVPLWLGCEAGFYVDAGPPTHAFTPCGHVCSEKSAKYWSQIPLPHGTHAFHAACPFCATQLSGEHNCIKLIFQGPID